The Nostoc sp. 'Lobaria pulmonaria (5183) cyanobiont' DNA window TTAGCTTGACATCGTTGATCGGTCTCAATTTAATATCTAGCTTAGTTATATTTGATGAGGCGATCGCCGCACCACCGAGAACCCCAGACAAAAGTGTAAATTGCGAGATTTTAGTTGTGGGTGGTGGACTTTCTGGTGTAGCCACAGCTTACGAGGGTTTGCTAGCAGGGCGAACAGTTTGTCTCACAGAAATTACTGATTGGTTGGGAGGACAAATTTCTGCTCAAGGGACATCTGCGTTAGATGAACGCCCAACTCAGCGAGCTCTCAAATTCTATTCTCGCGGCTATCTGGAATTACGAAACCGCATTGGGCGTAAATACGGTAAGCTTAACCCCGGTGACTGCTGGGTAAGTGAATCGTGTTTTCTTCCCCGCGATGCTCACACAATTTTGACCCAGATGCTTAAAGATGCCGAAAAGCAGGGCAAAGGGAAATTGCAATGGTTTCCCAACACGGTAATTAAGGATTTGGAAATCGCTGCTGATGGCAAAATAATTAATAGTGCGATCGCAATTCAACATCAACCACCAAAAGGCGCACCACCTCTTAATACTTTTACGTTATCTCAAAGCATTGAAGATGCTTATCGCTACGAAAACTCATCTCGGTTTACTAAAACTATTGTCCGTTTCATCCCCAAAGCTGTGAAAGAGGATGCTCCTAAATGGTATGTCGTAGACGCTAGCGAAACTGGAGAAATTATTGCCCTTGCTGATGTTCCTTACCGATTAGGTATTGATGCCCGTTCCTACCTAGAACCTTCTGCTTCTAGCACCAACAACGACCCTTATTGTCCTCAAGGCTTTACCTACACCTTTGCAATGGAGGCCACCAAGGAACCGCAACCGCAGACAATGCCTGCATTTTATCCACAATATGCGCCATATTTTAGCTATGAATTGAAGCGACTGGCTAACTTTAATTTAGTTTTTACCTATCGTCGAATATGGAGTCCAAAGAAAGGGAAATCAGAAAAATTCGGTGGTGTCAGTTTTACTGCACCTACACCAGGGG harbors:
- a CDS encoding FAD-dependent oxidoreductase, whose product is MKHRHKVAFSLTSLIGLNLISSLVIFDEAIAAPPRTPDKSVNCEILVVGGGLSGVATAYEGLLAGRTVCLTEITDWLGGQISAQGTSALDERPTQRALKFYSRGYLELRNRIGRKYGKLNPGDCWVSESCFLPRDAHTILTQMLKDAEKQGKGKLQWFPNTVIKDLEIAADGKIINSAIAIQHQPPKGAPPLNTFTLSQSIEDAYRYENSSRFTKTIVRFIPKAVKEDAPKWYVVDASETGEIIALADVPYRLGIDARSYLEPSASSTNNDPYCPQGFTYTFAMEATKEPQPQTMPAFYPQYAPYFSYELKRLANFNLVFTYRRIWSPKKGKSEKFGGVSFTAPTPGDISMQNWTWGNDYRPGTGQDNLIYNRQQLQATGQLEPGGWMGGLRTETLRKAEENALSFYYWLVAGTTDSQLGDGVKQQQPNNRFVSGLNSPMGTIHGLSKYPYMREGRRIIGRPSWGQAEGFSIGEIDISRRDYNDQYYSKTLPADMYRRLRAAVAGLEAISVIDGKVPPDKAMRRTRSTIFPDAVGIGHYAIDFHPCMVNSPPEAPGNTERPGERRGAGLAYPFQIALRAMIPQKIDNLLVGGKSIATSHIAAAAYRVHSFEWSSGAAAGTVASFALKNAIAPYQLVDDLPKQELQLEALKRLLQQNGNPTAFPDTSIFNENWDNWK